A genomic window from Luteolibacter sp. LG18 includes:
- a CDS encoding AAA family ATPase gives MNADAIPDLARRLGQEVLDPLKRAFVGKDEIIDLLGVALAARENLFLYGPPGTAKSALVHSLASRLHGHTFDYLLSRFTEPNELFGPFDIRRLKEGDLVTNTEGMLPEADVVFLDELLNANSAILNSLLMALNERVFRRGRETRSIPALFFVGASNHLPEDDALRALFDRFLLRVRCGPVPEDQLGQVLAAGWELERAAEAVASVTAGELRDFQQWVRQVDLSAVREPYLDLIKKLRHAGMDVSDRRAVRLQRVIASSALLCGRLAARVSDLWVLRHIWDREEQIEVVESIVAAALAAAEVQAADHPQAHARRPPDPESIARGLDEVETRLTDGTREAAGDELRVLANRIEWLEAGTAKESLAQRADALWEKVGQP, from the coding sequence ATGAATGCGGATGCGATTCCCGATCTGGCCCGGCGTCTCGGGCAGGAAGTGCTCGACCCCCTGAAGCGCGCCTTCGTCGGCAAGGACGAGATCATCGATCTCCTCGGCGTCGCGCTGGCGGCACGGGAGAACCTGTTCCTCTACGGGCCTCCGGGCACGGCGAAGAGCGCGTTGGTCCACTCGCTGGCCTCGCGCCTCCACGGCCACACCTTCGATTACCTGCTGTCCCGTTTCACCGAGCCGAACGAATTGTTCGGGCCCTTCGACATCCGCCGCCTCAAGGAAGGCGATCTGGTGACGAACACCGAGGGCATGCTGCCGGAGGCGGACGTGGTGTTCCTCGATGAGCTGCTCAATGCGAACAGCGCGATCCTCAATAGCCTGCTGATGGCCTTGAACGAACGCGTCTTCCGCCGCGGCCGTGAAACCCGCTCGATCCCCGCTTTGTTCTTCGTCGGCGCGAGCAACCACCTGCCGGAGGACGATGCCCTGCGTGCTTTGTTCGATCGCTTCCTGCTGCGCGTGCGCTGCGGACCGGTGCCGGAGGACCAGCTTGGTCAGGTCTTGGCCGCAGGCTGGGAGCTGGAGCGCGCCGCCGAGGCCGTGGCCAGCGTGACCGCCGGGGAGCTCCGTGATTTCCAGCAGTGGGTCCGCCAGGTCGATCTTTCCGCGGTGCGGGAGCCTTATCTCGATCTGATCAAGAAGCTGCGCCACGCGGGCATGGATGTCTCGGACCGCCGGGCGGTGCGCCTCCAGCGTGTCATCGCCTCCAGCGCGTTGCTCTGCGGTCGATTGGCCGCCCGTGTTTCGGACCTATGGGTGCTGCGTCACATCTGGGATCGGGAGGAGCAGATCGAGGTGGTGGAATCGATCGTGGCCGCCGCGCTGGCCGCTGCGGAAGTGCAGGCCGCCGATCACCCGCAGGCACATGCGCGGCGACCGCCGGATCCGGAGTCGATTGCCCGCGGGCTCGACGAGGTGGAAACCCGTTTGACCGATGGCACCCGCGAGGCTGCCGGCGATGAATTGCGGGTACTGGCCAACCGCATTGAATGGCTCGAAGCGGGCACGGCGAAGGAGTCGCTGGCCCAGCGGGCCGATGCGCTATGGGAAAAGGTCGGACAACCGTGA